The following coding sequences lie in one Haladaptatus sp. DJG-WS-42 genomic window:
- a CDS encoding fumarylacetoacetate hydrolase family protein, with protein sequence MHLARVRTPDGVVTGEYDDGVVMHNERAYEVGEDATLLAPSEPSTFYCVGRNYAKKIEQMSYEIPDEPDFFIKPAVSLHHPNQPIPYPSFTNDLTYAGELAAVIGEECHDITPAEIPDVVHGYTILNDLDALDQPRRTARKAFDGSAPLGPVIATDVDPANLAMETKINGETRQEDHTENMLFDPLDIVAFLSERFTFKPGDVISFGSPANPGGLEPGDEIEIWYEGIGTLRNTVESS encoded by the coding sequence ATGCACCTAGCCCGCGTTCGCACGCCCGACGGCGTGGTTACTGGCGAGTACGATGACGGCGTCGTCATGCACAACGAGCGAGCCTACGAGGTCGGCGAAGACGCGACGTTGCTCGCGCCGAGTGAGCCGTCGACGTTCTATTGCGTCGGGCGCAACTACGCGAAGAAAATCGAGCAGATGTCCTACGAAATCCCGGACGAACCCGACTTCTTCATCAAGCCCGCCGTCTCGCTGCACCATCCCAACCAGCCGATTCCGTATCCAAGCTTCACGAACGACCTGACGTATGCAGGCGAACTGGCGGCAGTCATCGGTGAGGAGTGCCACGACATCACCCCAGCAGAGATTCCTGACGTGGTCCACGGCTACACCATCTTGAACGACCTCGACGCGCTCGACCAACCGCGACGGACGGCGCGCAAAGCGTTCGACGGCTCTGCGCCACTCGGCCCCGTAATTGCGACCGATGTCGACCCCGCGAATCTGGCGATGGAGACGAAAATCAACGGCGAGACCCGCCAAGAAGACCACACCGAGAACATGCTGTTCGACCCGCTCGACATCGTCGCGTTCCTCTCAGAGCGCTTTACGTTCAAACCCGGCGACGTCATCTCCTTTGGCAGCCCCGCAAATCCGGGCGGGCTTGAACCCGGCGACGAAATCGAGATCTGGTACGAGGGCATCGGCACGCTCCGGAATACGGTCGAATCGTCCTAG
- a CDS encoding gamma carbonic anhydrase family protein codes for MGDRRHYEFEGMRPNVHEHAHVSRESTLIGDVTVEADASVWPGVVLRGDIGPVRVGTESHVGDNAVVHASNIGTRVMVGHGAVINEATVEDGALVGFNAVLNAGVVVGEKTIVASGSVVPEEYHIPPESFARGVPAIVTPLSETTIDPETIFTDYSSGEYTNLAERYTDLFD; via the coding sequence ATGGGTGACCGACGTCATTACGAATTCGAGGGAATGCGCCCGAACGTTCACGAACACGCCCACGTCAGCCGGGAATCGACGCTCATCGGTGATGTGACGGTGGAAGCTGACGCGAGCGTCTGGCCCGGTGTCGTCCTCCGTGGCGACATCGGCCCGGTCAGAGTCGGCACGGAATCACACGTCGGCGACAACGCCGTGGTTCACGCGTCGAACATCGGCACCCGCGTCATGGTCGGCCACGGGGCGGTCATCAACGAAGCCACCGTCGAAGACGGCGCACTCGTCGGCTTCAACGCCGTGTTGAACGCAGGCGTCGTCGTCGGCGAGAAGACAATTGTCGCCTCCGGTTCCGTTGTTCCAGAGGAGTACCACATCCCACCAGAGTCGTTTGCTCGCGGCGTGCCCGCCATTGTGACGCCGCTGTCTGAGACCACCATCGACCCGGAGACCATCTTCACCGACTACTCGTCGGGCGAGTACACGAACCTCGCAGAGCGCTACACCGACCTGTTCGACTGA
- a CDS encoding thioredoxin domain-containing protein, with protein MNRRRFLTGTAITGLTALAGCLGSAGDTGPTDGGGDGGGEMHPALGNVDVQPVLGSADQEALIVAYEDPSCSTCRRFEQNTLPELKAKHIDTGNVAFAFRVYPIIYPWGKPAVQALEATYARDEDAFWSLKDHYYADQPSFSEANVLEKTEQFLAAETDLDAAAVAQDARDKAYDDAVQLDLDSGKAAGASATPTFYLFLDGELQTSVQGAQDVRVFENALQL; from the coding sequence ATGAATCGACGACGCTTCCTCACGGGAACCGCCATCACCGGGCTCACGGCGCTCGCGGGCTGTCTCGGCAGTGCTGGGGATACAGGGCCGACAGACGGCGGTGGAGACGGGGGCGGTGAAATGCACCCGGCGCTCGGGAATGTAGACGTCCAACCCGTCCTCGGCTCTGCAGACCAGGAAGCGCTCATCGTCGCCTACGAAGACCCATCGTGCTCTACGTGCCGCCGGTTCGAGCAGAACACGCTCCCGGAACTCAAAGCAAAGCACATTGACACCGGAAACGTCGCGTTCGCGTTCCGGGTGTATCCAATCATCTACCCGTGGGGAAAGCCCGCCGTCCAGGCGCTCGAAGCCACCTACGCCCGCGACGAGGACGCCTTCTGGTCGCTGAAAGACCACTACTACGCAGACCAGCCGTCGTTCTCGGAAGCGAACGTCCTCGAGAAGACCGAGCAGTTCCTCGCCGCGGAAACCGACCTCGACGCGGCCGCCGTCGCCCAAGACGCCCGCGACAAGGCGTACGACGACGCCGTGCAACTCGACCTCGACTCCGGCAAAGCCGCCGGTGCGAGCGCCACGCCAACGTTCTACCTGTTCCTCGACGGCGAACTCCAAACGTCGGTACAAGGCGCACAAGACGTACGGGTGTTCGAAAACGCCCTCCAGCTATGA
- a CDS encoding pyridoxamine 5'-phosphate oxidase family protein — MTGDHIEYTYTHGMTEEDVQEILKETNTGVLGLSRDGSAYAIPVAFHYDGERFIIRLGRHADSEKMSFIETTASACLTCYDYEPPDTSWSIIARGPLRELDAAEHEAYPDADINEAFIPLRIFGEAPEELEPALFELSVMELTGRRTG, encoded by the coding sequence ATGACGGGTGACCACATCGAGTACACCTACACCCACGGGATGACTGAGGAGGATGTTCAGGAGATTCTCAAAGAGACCAACACGGGTGTCCTCGGCCTCTCGCGTGACGGCAGTGCCTACGCGATTCCGGTGGCGTTTCACTACGACGGCGAGCGCTTTATCATCCGGCTTGGTCGCCACGCCGACAGCGAGAAGATGTCGTTCATCGAGACGACGGCGTCTGCGTGTCTCACCTGTTACGACTACGAACCGCCGGACACTTCGTGGAGCATCATCGCCCGCGGGCCGCTCCGCGAATTAGACGCAGCCGAACACGAGGCCTACCCGGACGCGGACATAAACGAGGCGTTCATCCCGCTCAGAATTTTCGGAGAAGCCCCTGAGGAACTGGAGCCTGCGCTGTTCGAACTATCAGTGATGGAGTTGACCGGGCGACGAACTGGCTAA
- a CDS encoding universal stress protein has translation MYEHILLPVDGHEGTAGAVEHAIDLAKTYGASLHVLFAVEVRGLDLLEEPNLGKFREELEAEGASALEEAEVRAEDEGVTTVTTLVHDDPREAILSYTDENDIDLIVLGQGREGLSRFLLGSVTDRIVREASVPVLVVGAGED, from the coding sequence ATGTACGAACACATTTTACTGCCGGTAGACGGCCACGAGGGAACCGCGGGAGCGGTCGAACACGCGATTGACCTGGCGAAAACGTACGGTGCGAGCCTCCACGTGCTGTTCGCCGTCGAAGTACGCGGACTCGACCTGTTAGAAGAACCGAACCTCGGAAAGTTCCGCGAAGAGCTAGAAGCAGAAGGAGCGAGCGCGCTCGAAGAAGCGGAAGTGCGGGCAGAAGACGAGGGTGTGACGACCGTCACGACGCTCGTTCACGACGACCCGCGCGAGGCGATTTTGAGCTACACGGACGAAAACGACATCGACCTCATCGTGCTCGGACAGGGTCGAGAGGGGCTGTCTCGCTTCTTACTTGGGAGCGTCACCGACCGCATCGTCCGCGAAGCTTCTGTGCCGGTGCTCGTGGTCGGTGCTGGCGAGGACTAA
- a CDS encoding SOS response-associated peptidase, translating to MCGRYSLFTPPEEVEARFDARFERRYRPRYNAAPSQDLPVIQNTARDQIRTLRWGLIPSWASEAKVGNNLINARAETVREKRSFADAYEQRRCLVLADGFYEWAKTDTDKQPYRVAFEDDRPFAMAGLWERWKPPQKQTGLGDFGSGTPDGAVEPVESFTIITTEPNDVIRPLHNRMAVILEPEAEAAWLTGDAADVSDLLKPYPGDDLRAYPVSTAVNNPGNDRPELIEEVDVAA from the coding sequence ATGTGTGGGCGATACAGCCTGTTTACACCGCCTGAGGAGGTCGAAGCGCGTTTCGATGCCCGCTTCGAGCGCCGATATCGACCGCGGTACAACGCCGCGCCGAGCCAAGACCTCCCCGTGATTCAGAACACCGCCCGCGACCAGATTCGAACCCTCCGTTGGGGGCTGATTCCGTCGTGGGCGTCAGAGGCAAAGGTGGGGAACAACCTCATCAACGCGCGCGCAGAGACCGTCCGCGAGAAACGCAGCTTTGCAGACGCTTACGAGCAGCGTCGCTGTCTCGTCCTCGCAGACGGCTTCTACGAGTGGGCGAAGACGGACACCGACAAACAGCCCTACCGCGTCGCCTTCGAAGACGACCGGCCGTTTGCGATGGCGGGGCTGTGGGAGCGCTGGAAGCCACCGCAGAAACAGACCGGCCTCGGTGATTTTGGCAGTGGGACGCCGGACGGGGCGGTCGAACCGGTTGAAAGCTTTACCATCATCACGACCGAACCCAATGATGTGATACGACCGCTCCACAACCGGATGGCTGTCATCCTCGAACCAGAGGCCGAAGCCGCGTGGCTCACCGGCGACGCAGCCGACGTGTCCGACCTGCTCAAGCCGTACCCGGGCGACGACCTGCGCGCCTACCCCGTCTCGACGGCAGTCAACAACCCCGGCAACGACCGTCCTGAGCTAATTGAGGAGGTCGATGTCGCCGCATGA
- a CDS encoding TIGR00300 family protein yields the protein MSVSSEVELEGHIIDSGMMQACFGIIMDFNGWFNVEEFDIGRQKTDESYARLTVSAETEEDLSRIMHELHQSGANPSDVRDVELDPAPRDQVVPIGFYSTTNHPTWVRYEDEWLAVEDIEMDCAVVIDTDEKRAYTKVLNGIEEGDLVVTGESGIKVKPPERPREAGGAFGFMQGGISSERPSQTTISNIADAMQKTKDEGGKIIAVCGPALLHSGAGPALAELVHEGYIDGISAGNGFAVHDLERDLYGTSLGMDVETLDHPRKGHKHHIYTISEIIRAGGIEAAVAEGLIDSGVMYECVTNDVPFVLAGSIRDDGPLPDTITDSIEAQNAIREQARGADMVLMLSTLLHSVAVGNCLPSTTKVVCVDISPATVTQLLDRGSAQAVGMVTDIGTFVPILKEELLG from the coding sequence ATGAGCGTTTCGAGTGAAGTCGAACTTGAGGGCCACATCATCGACTCGGGGATGATGCAGGCGTGTTTCGGCATCATCATGGACTTCAACGGCTGGTTCAACGTCGAGGAGTTCGACATTGGCCGCCAGAAGACGGACGAATCTTACGCCCGGTTAACGGTGTCTGCGGAGACGGAAGAAGATCTGAGCCGCATCATGCACGAACTCCACCAGTCGGGGGCGAACCCCTCTGACGTGCGCGATGTGGAACTCGACCCCGCCCCCCGTGACCAAGTCGTCCCGATTGGATTTTACTCGACCACGAACCATCCGACGTGGGTTCGCTACGAAGATGAGTGGCTCGCCGTCGAAGACATCGAGATGGACTGTGCGGTCGTCATCGACACCGACGAAAAACGCGCCTACACGAAGGTGCTCAACGGCATCGAGGAGGGCGACCTCGTCGTCACCGGCGAATCTGGCATCAAGGTCAAACCCCCAGAGCGCCCCCGCGAGGCAGGCGGTGCGTTCGGCTTCATGCAAGGTGGCATCTCTTCTGAGCGACCCTCGCAAACGACCATCTCGAACATCGCGGACGCGATGCAGAAAACGAAAGACGAAGGCGGGAAAATCATCGCTGTCTGTGGCCCGGCGCTCCTCCACTCCGGCGCCGGCCCCGCGCTCGCCGAACTCGTCCACGAAGGCTATATCGACGGCATTTCTGCGGGCAACGGCTTCGCTGTCCACGACTTAGAGCGCGACCTATACGGCACCTCGCTCGGGATGGACGTCGAAACGTTAGACCACCCGCGGAAAGGCCACAAACATCACATCTACACCATCTCGGAGATCATCCGCGCGGGCGGCATCGAAGCGGCCGTCGCGGAGGGACTCATCGACTCTGGCGTGATGTACGAGTGCGTCACGAACGACGTGCCGTTCGTCCTCGCCGGGTCCATCCGCGACGACGGCCCGCTCCCCGACACCATCACCGACTCCATCGAAGCCCAGAACGCCATCCGTGAGCAAGCACGGGGCGCCGACATGGTGCTCATGCTCTCGACGCTGCTTCACTCGGTGGCCGTCGGGAACTGCCTGCCTTCCACGACGAAGGTCGTCTGCGTGGACATCAGCCCCGCGACCGTGACCCAACTGCTAGACCGCGGCAGCGCGCAGGCTGTTGGCATGGTGACTGACATCGGGACGTTCGTCCCGATTCTCAAAGAAGAGTTGCTCGGTTAA